The proteins below come from a single Cottoperca gobio chromosome 11, fCotGob3.1, whole genome shotgun sequence genomic window:
- the LOC115015372 gene encoding LOW QUALITY PROTEIN: type-4 ice-structuring protein LS-12-like (The sequence of the model RefSeq protein was modified relative to this genomic sequence to represent the inferred CDS: deleted 1 base in 1 codon), protein MKFSLIAAVVLLALAQGSYAQDAADLEKLGQYFEDMKNKMVQDLTQIISSHDLGNQAQTFVQDKKIQLEPLVAQIQEQLRTVATNAEAQITPLAANVQAQLQPQIDSFKKQMEAIFQQLTNPSAPIEN, encoded by the exons ATGAAATTCTCCCTCATTGCAGCCGTTGTTCTGCTTGCTCTGGCACAAG GAAGCTATGCACAAGATGCTGCCGATCTCGAAAAGCTCGGTCAGTACTTTGAAGACATGAAGAACAAGATGGTCCAGGACCTGACTCAGATTATCAGCAGCCACGACCTTGGAAACCAGGCTCA GACCTTTGTG CAGGACAAGAAAATCCAGCTGGAGCCCCTGGTCGCTCAGATCCAGGAGCAGCTCAGGACAGTTGCCACCAACGCCGAGGCCCAGATCACGCCCCTGGCTGCCAACGTGCAGGCTCAGCTCCAGCCCCAGATCGATTCCTTCAAGAAGCAGATGGAGGCCATCTTCCAACAGCTGACCAATCCAAGCGCACCAATTGAAAACTAA